A part of Octopus sinensis linkage group LG7, ASM634580v1, whole genome shotgun sequence genomic DNA contains:
- the LOC115213934 gene encoding dnaJ homolog subfamily C member 3, which translates to MLGSSDIPPLVALVFSITLKLSGALGDNVEEHLEMGKTLLAQGKLTDALSHYHAAVEGDPSNYLTYYKRATVFLALGKSRSAQPDLDRVLELKPNFNAARMQRGNVLLKQGQLDEAKDDYTTVLKFDPNHSQAQKQLDLIDPLKAEISEAKARYKSGDHQAAIDHLTKAIEVCPWSPELKEIRSECYIALGDLLKAIHDIRPTTKLRNDNTAAFLKLSLLHYQLGEADDSLSQIRECLKLDPDHKDCFQHYKKVKKLVKLINAAQEQANSQSYEECIQKANQILEMENKNQQFILKGKSFLCHCNSKAGFEKEAIKKCSEVLTIDSNNVDAYCDRAEAYIKATQYNDAVNDYQQAQNIDSESHRVQEGLEKAKKILKQSKRRDYYKILGVRRNADKRTILRAYRKLAVKWHPDKYDNEEDKKNAQQHFIDIAAAKEVLTNPEKRQKFDHGEDPLDPENQNEHGGGPFWHQGFNPFESGGGFQFKFHFN; encoded by the exons ATGTTAGGCTCCAGTGATATACCACCTCTTGTTGCTCTGGTGTTTTCGATCACGCTGAAACTGTCGG GTGCTTTAGGTGATAATGTGGAAGAACATCTAGAAATGGGTAAAACCCTTCTGGCACAGGGGAAACTAACTGATGCCTTATCACACTATCATGCTGCagtag aGGGTGACCCATCCAACTATTTAACTTATTACAAAAGAGCTACAGTGTTCTTAGCATTGGGTAAATCTCGGTCTGCTCAACCAGACTTGGATAGAGTTTTGGAACTGAAACCAAATTTTAATGCT GCTCGTATGCAGCGAGGTAATGTCCTACTAAAACAGGGACAGTTAGATGAAGCAAAGGATGACTATACGACTGTG TTGAAATTTGACCCCAATCACAGCCAAGCCCAGAAACAATTAGACTTGATTGACCCCCTAAAAGCAGAGATATCTGAAGCAAAAGCCAGATACAAGAGCGGTGACCATCAGGCAGCCATAGATCACTTAACAAAAGCCATTGAG GTTTGTCCATGGAGCCCAGAACTGAAGGAGATTCGGTCTGAATGCTACATTGCTCTAGGCGATTTGTTAAAAGCAATCCACGACATCCGTCCAACTACGAAATTACGCAATGATAATACAGCTGCCTTTTTGAAACTCAGTCTTTTACATTATCAATTGGGGGAAGCAGATGACTCTCTCAG TCAAATCCGTGAATGCTTAAAGTTAGACCCTGATCATAAAGACTGCTTCCAGCATTATAAGAAGGTGAAGAAATTGGTAAAACTTATTAATGCAGCACAAGAACAAGCAAACTCACAATCTTATGAAGAATGTATCCAAAAAGCTAATCAAATTCTTGAAATGGagaataaaaatcaacaatttaTTCTAAAGGGCAAGTCCTTCCTTTGTCATTGTAATTCCAAA GCTGGCTTTGAAAAAGAGGCAATCAAGAAGTGTAGTGAAGTTCTCACAATAGACTCCAACAATGTGGATGCTTATTGCGACCGAGCTGAAGCTTATATTAAAGCCACCCAGTACAACGACG CGGTTAACGATTACCAACAAGCACAGAATATCGACTCAGAATCACATAGAGTCCAAGAAGGTCTGGAGAAAGCTAAAAAAATTCTTAAGCAATCAAAAAGAAGAGATTATTATAAAATCCTTGGTGTACGAAG GAATGCAGACAAACGTACGATACTAAGGGCATACAGAAAGCTGGCTGTGAAATGGCACCCTGATAAATATGATAATGAAGAGGACAAAAAGAATGCACAGCAACACTTCATTGATATTGCTGCTGCCAAAGAGGTTTTGACCAATCCTG agAAGCGTCAAAAGTTTGATCACGGTGAAGATCCATTGGATCCGGAAAATCAGAACGAACATGGTGGCGGACCTTTCTGGCATCAGGGTTTCAATCCCTTTGAAAGTGGAGgaggttttcagttcaaattccacttcaactga